The window AGAGGCCAGATCTGCCGACCTTAAGCTTTCGTGATGACCCGGAACGCCTGCTGGCCTTGAAGCCGGATCTGGTCCTGATCCGCCCCATGCTCAGCCGTTCGTATCCGCACATGGTGGAAAGCCTTGAGGCAAACGGCGTGACCGTGGTCTCACTCCAGCCTACCTCTGTGGATGAAATGTTCCGTTACTGGGAGACGCTCGGCGTTCTGAGTGGGCATAAGGATGAGGCCTCACAGATGATCGCCCGCTTCGGGACCGGGCTTGTGGAGATCAATCGACAGGTGGAGAGCATTCCTGCTGAGAAGAGAAAAAAAGTCTATTTTGAATCCATCCATAAGCGGATGAAAACCTTTGCCCCGGAGTCTATGGCCATGTTTGTTTTGGAATCTGCTGGCGGAATCAACGTGGCTGCGGACGCTGTCCAGGTGCGCAAGAGTAATATTGCCGAGTACGGCAAAGAGCGTATCCTGTCCAAGGCAAAGAAGATTGATGTCTTTCTGGCGCAGGAAGGACGGATGAATAAGGTGAGCACGGAGATGATCAAGAAGGAGCCGGGCTTTCAGGTGATTAAGGCTGTTCAGGAAAATCAGGTCTTTCTGGTTGATGAGAAGCTGGTGTCGCGGCCTACGCTGGGTATGCTGGAAGGGATCAGGAAGGTATTTGCGCTTCTTTATCCGGTTGCTGATGCTTCCTGAGCTGGGGCGTGAAAAATTAGCGTGTCTTTTGCGGGATGAGAGAAGAGGAGATAAAGGCGGCTGAAATATGGGATCAGGTGCTTGTTTGGTCTTCTTGGAGGAATAACTTTTCAGCCGCCTTTACATGATAAGGTAACCACAGAGTGGGGTTTGTCAATGTGGGGTGAAGTTCTATCGCGAATCATTGAGGTCGAATTAAGGCTCTGAGAGGAGACGCATCAGCCATCAGTATATAGTTAATTGCCGATTCTTTATTTCAGGGTAACCGTTCAGACCCCTCTCATTTTTTACGCAGCAAGAGGCAGAGGAGGTACATCCAGCCCCTGACGCCGAGCCGTGATAACCTCGGCGAGATATTTCCACGGACAGGCATTGCGCTTCCTACACGTATCAATCACGCTCGCAAGTATGGCAAACACATGACTACCTTGACCATTACGGGTACCGTGGCTTAATTTGCGCGCAATAACCCAATGACGTAACGCTTGCTCCGCCTCATTATTGGTCAGGGGCCACGTCGGATTCGACAACACATGAAAAATCGTGTCCCAGTCGTTGAGAAATTCTCTGGCCAGCTCGCGTGTTTTTTTATGATCTGAATCGCGATATTTCATGCAGCATTCTTTAAATTCGGCCAGGAATTCTCTGTATATTGGCAAAAGGTCCGTGGGTGGCCCCTCGCGAGCCTTGTAAATTACATCCATCAACTCGGTGAGTACCGCATGGGCCTCGGTGCCGAATGTGCGGGGATCATCGCTCAGGCTCTGTTTCAAACCTTTTGTCTTGCGCAGTAAATGCGCCCAGCAGCGGAGCCTGTTGAGGAACTTACGATAGGCATTGTAGCCGTCGCTCATCAGCACCCCTTAAAGGTTTGGCCGAGCACATAATCAATTACTTTTTGGCTGCGAAGGCCAATGATGTAAAAGGTGACTTTCAGCGAGGTAAAGACCCATAACCATCGTTTTTCGGCCCACTCCTTCCAGGATGTCTCATCCACGAACAGGATCAGTGATTCACGCACCTCCTCAAGAAATTCATCGCTAAGGGGAGAAACGGCGCGGCCAGCTTCATGAATACATTGATTGATCGTGCCGATGCCCAAATCCAATCGCAGCCAATCCAGCAGAAATTCCCGGATGCGGCGGCGGGAAAGGCGCATGCGCTTGGAGAGGCACACGATCAGAGCCGTCAATTT is drawn from Candidatus Electrothrix aestuarii and contains these coding sequences:
- a CDS encoding ABC transporter substrate-binding protein, which translates into the protein MLKHIFCTILLSCLLAAPVLGEPIVDNDGRVIQPKTTYQRIISLYAAHTRNLIDMGAGEQIVAVGRSDKQRPDLPTLSFRDDPERLLALKPDLVLIRPMLSRSYPHMVESLEANGVTVVSLQPTSVDEMFRYWETLGVLSGHKDEASQMIARFGTGLVEINRQVESIPAEKRKKVYFESIHKRMKTFAPESMAMFVLESAGGINVAADAVQVRKSNIAEYGKERILSKAKKIDVFLAQEGRMNKVSTEMIKKEPGFQVIKAVQENQVFLVDEKLVSRPTLGMLEGIRKVFALLYPVADAS